A region of the Deltaproteobacteria bacterium genome:
GATACCCTGGCCGACGGCGTGCACGATATGCCGGATCGCTTTGTAGCTTGGTGCTGTAGACACCTTATAGAGTGGCTCAAACGGTCGATTGAGTAGGCGGGGCCCGGATGCAATACTATGGTGCATAGCCTCCACTGTGTTAGTCACGGCGTGCGTGGCTGCAATAATGGTCTTAAAACCATCCCTCAGCTGTGTAGCCAGAGTTTTTGTTTGGGGCATCGTCGTCTCCACTTGGGCGTTCCCACGCCAGCATCAAAAATACCTGCGTATCAAAGCGCGCGCATACAAGGCGGTATGCTCCGTCGTCTCAAATCCAAAGAGCGACCCCCCGTAATAGGTGGCCTGCTCACCTTGCAGCCCTTCCAATGCTGGGTAGTAGCCCGCAGCCAAGTCCTTGGGACCGACATGAGGGAAGTACCGCCACTCCTTCCGCGTAATTAGCTTGAGGACGCGTCCACCGATCTTGCTGATATCGGCCGAGGCCAGATCAGTTGCTTCGTCAGCCGTGATCGTATCTGTTAATAGCTGATAAACCAAAAAAACATTAGTGTCAGGATAGGGTTGTACCAGGAAATTGATATGCCCAGCAGAGGACGCGGATATATGGTCTGCAAAACTTGCCGTCACTAATCCCTCCGCCTCTATCAAGGTTACCATATACCTCAGATACCTGACGCGTTGAAAGAGGCGCCTCTCCTGCTCCGTACAGTCTAGAAATCCCAGCACAGCGTCGACGGGTGCCGTGATAATGAGAGTATCAAACAGCTCGCTTGAGCCCTTCGTTGTGATCTTGATGGGCGAGCCGTGCTGACGATGTACAGAGCTTACCGGGCTATTGAGATGAACTCTCAGGTCAGCTGCCATATCGCGACAAAGCTGCTGCCAACCCTTGGTAAATAATTGCCAGCTCTGGTGAAGTCCGAAGGATAAACCGCATGCGACGAGGTCTTTCACGACGATGGGTGCCAGTTTCATGAGATAGAGTGCCGGGATCTCGTCATAGTAACCGTAGCCACATCCCGTCATGAACGACTGGATGCACCCAACTGCTGGCGCGATGTGCGCACTCTCGCTGAATGTACTCATGGTCTTAAAGAGCGTGGGCGCATTTTGCCCAAAGCCAGCCTCCTGGCATTTGCTGTCGCGCCACATGGCAGAGGTCAGTATGCGGCGAGCGGCTTGTGTGAAGTTCAGAATCCCGCAACGATCTCTGATGAAATCGAAATAGGTCCAGAGCTTGCCGTCCTTTTGCACGAGGGACGGCGTGGCAGCGTCAAAGTGCTCTTGATGGTAGGTTGCAGCAAGCTCAGATATCATGCGGAACTGTCGCGAGAAAATGATAGCTCCCATTTCATACGGCCGATTTTGGTAGACGGTCGTTTTAATCTTGCCGCCGACGTCAGACTCTTTCTCAAAGATATCAACGTTTGTGTAACCGCGGTGGCGCAGCTCGAGCGCGGCAGTCAGACCGGCCATCCCGGCGCCGATGACGGCTATACGTTGCTTCTTATCCTTGAGCGGACTTCTTGCTCCCATAAGACCAACCTTTCCTCGTGACCCGCAAACCTGACTGCGCGTCTTACGACTGGTTCACAAATGAGGGTGCATAAACTGATCCACTTCTTTAGCCTTTACCGGTATAGAAATGTGACCGTTCACGCCCACGTCGCGGCTATCAATCATTAACCCCCTTAAGCTGGCTTTTTAATAGAAACGTTAAAATAATTATGTTAACAATCAAAAATTAGTAACAGGAACCGGAGCCCCTGCGCCGACTGCCTCCTTGGCACGGTCCTTGCTTTGGGGGGCGATCATCACCGCGTCTGGCGGTTTAGTGTTGAAACTGACGGCTATCGTTGCCGTTGCCATCATTGAGGTCATTCGTGCATATGTTGAAAGAGATCGTTTTTGCTTCGTTCGTATTAGCTGCATGTCATGGTGGACGACCAGACTCTCGGCCTCTGAGTGCCGCAGAAGCAACACTAGCGCCGCAGATGTTTTCTGGTTTCATCAGTTCCCAATT
Encoded here:
- a CDS encoding FAD-dependent oxidoreductase → MGARSPLKDKKQRIAVIGAGMAGLTAALELRHRGYTNVDIFEKESDVGGKIKTTVYQNRPYEMGAIIFSRQFRMISELAATYHQEHFDAATPSLVQKDGKLWTYFDFIRDRCGILNFTQAARRILTSAMWRDSKCQEAGFGQNAPTLFKTMSTFSESAHIAPAVGCIQSFMTGCGYGYYDEIPALYLMKLAPIVVKDLVACGLSFGLHQSWQLFTKGWQQLCRDMAADLRVHLNSPVSSVHRQHGSPIKITTKGSSELFDTLIITAPVDAVLGFLDCTEQERRLFQRVRYLRYMVTLIEAEGLVTASFADHISASSAGHINFLVQPYPDTNVFLVYQLLTDTITADEATDLASADISKIGGRVLKLITRKEWRYFPHVGPKDLAAGYYPALEGLQGEQATYYGGSLFGFETTEHTALYARALIRRYF